A section of the Drosophila subobscura isolate 14011-0131.10 chromosome A, UCBerk_Dsub_1.0, whole genome shotgun sequence genome encodes:
- the LOC117894551 gene encoding uncharacterized protein LOC117894551, giving the protein MPGTHGHPKNPKQLLKWINVMLHSDYRSMSELSSGAAWCRLLHCIHPNTFNVEAVRDAGPPAMLQRNYDILQRALGRLGIPLELRVQPLLNGNTQVTIELIHFFMDLYVQRKLQRPQPQPESGPLGKLLQWLQSLVVGRSAEDDPEAYLLLFEKMHEWKPLRRSQPTQTVSCEMSPRLSGGQELKLQLELDQRRKDHDEIRPLIGACHQMLLFQNEMGERWQECRRARLAQQQQQQQQRRRKERGH; this is encoded by the exons ATGCCAG GAACCCATGGACATCCCAAGAATCCTAAGCAGCTGCTGAAATGGATCAACGTCATGCTGCACAGCGACTACCGCTCCATGTCGGAGCTGAGTAGCGGTGCCGCCTGGTGCCGGCTCCTGCACTGCATTCACCCAAACACCTTCAATGTGGAGGCCGTGCGGGATGCGGGTCCGCCGGCCATGCTGCAGCGGAATTATGACATCTTGCAGCGGGCTCTCGGTCGCCTGGGCATTCCGCTGGAGCTGCGTGTCCAGCCATTGCTGAACGGCAACACCCAGGTCACCATCGAGCTGATCCACTTCTTTATGGATCTTTATGTGCAGCGGAAGTTgcagcggccacagccacagccagagagtgGGCCACTGGGGAAGCTTCTGCAATGGCTGCAAAGTTTAGTTGTGGGCAGGTCCGCGGAAGATGATCCGGAAGCttatctgctgctgtttgagAAAATGCACGAATGGAAACCGCTGAGAAGGTCCCAGCCCACACAAACAGTTTCCTGTGAGATGTCGCCACGCTTGAGCGGTGGacaggagctgaagctgcagctggagcttgATCAACGTCGCAAGGATCACGATGAGATCCGTCCCCTGATCGGGGCCTGCCATCAAATGTTGCTGTTCCAGAACGAGATGGGGGAACGCTGGCAGGAGTGCAGACGCGCCCGtttggcccagcagcagcagcagcagcagcagcggcgaagGAAGGAAAGAGGCCACTGA
- the LOC117903094 gene encoding nascent polypeptide-associated complex subunit alpha, muscle-specific form isoform X1 codes for MNSNSPANGPLAQRPPKMNRSYKTKDLGKQKEAETEAAAAIQSLDEASTQEYFAQGSAGDSTQNTAHKQKSYKFDRNDTTHLDVFTVGPGGDDPHCASPKQQYTVGSITTAPLKGILARSGTWKTQPLPKIENYIQNSMALKQQKDSVVGQESTCLGTPKQTSTPNQIADGSPKKSPDAANTSVLSKSQDPKGEGSLVLATSNDSSPSKKTAEASPQPNAAVLCFSETSSPLKQSPQVGTQSTNSANSSIFDKSQCSSVKSSSQSSVPPKKTNALASVLSRPLGSERISSPKTTPSKENDSPTEDCMKTFVVPGSPTPEIPQAQLIPTIPLKRRPVEAVKPPVHRDAVDRPRVPPQDGWNVHVKSAKKRNNGGKSAQEKKSSTRKNPAKGAAQPAILTQNCIPTAPEAAPVKRLIVAEATTAAPKQPSQMIRSEEKKYSPPLAYIVPRTSENNKSIDSMEGSPSMSPPRFPMEYPSKKAVADEAEPQCQPKSPPRESSVPLKAQRRRPIGPAARDVRMSSKGKKGRKNIIRKRRSILVACPTGVPPVKAKSKGKRSKKALAKKLDPMKSPVLKRSQTSVSIHSQTEAAGDSSEEEGRVQTGEDEEEESVAQHPLNNEWTMWYAEPDRNTTWEETLHQITSFHTVETFWSLYYHIKWPSEIKIGCDYCMFKAGIRPIWEDDANVRGGCWIASFPKSATNELNFFWEYSLLSLIGESYDHSPDLCGAVVNIRQNTDKIALWTSDGTNEAGILEIGRQLRDGLPTDGGYVLQYLLNSDRMAQQGSIVQAIYTL; via the coding sequence ATGAATTCGAATAGCCCAGCCAATGGGCCCCTCGCTCAGCGCCCACCTAAGATGAACAGATCGTACAAGACAAAAGATTTAGGGAAACAGAAGGAGGCAGAAACGGAGGCAGCTGCCGCCATCCAATCGTTGGATGAGGCCTCGACGCAGGAATATTTCGCACAAGGATCCGCAGGCGATTccacacagaacacagcacataaacaaaaatcatacaAGTTTGACAGAAATGACACCACACACCTTGATGTATTCACAGTGGGGCCCGGAGGTGATGACCCCCATTGCGCCTCACCAAAGCAGCAATACACAGTTGGGTCAATCACCACAGCCCCGCTGAAGGGTATCCTCGCTAGGAGTGGCACATGGAAAACTCAGCCACTGCCAAAGATTGAAAATTACATACAGAATTCGATGGCActgaagcagcagaaagattCCGTTGTAGGGCAGGAATCGACCTGTTTGGGTACTCCAAAGCAGACATCCACACCGAATCAGATTGCTGATGGCAGTCCCAAGAAGTCGCCAGATGCCGCCAATACATCAGTTTTAAGCAAATCTCAAGACCCTAAAGGCGAAGGATCGCTCGTCTTGGCCACTTCCAATGATTCTTCACCATCGAAAAAGACTGCAGAGGCTAGTCCACAGCCCAATGCCGCCGTTTTGTGTTTCTCCGAGACTTCTTCCCCATTGAAGCAGTCTCCTCAAGTCGGTACACAGTCCACAAATTCCGCCAACTCATCCATTTTTGACAAATCTCAATGCTCGTCCGTCAAGAGCTCCTCACAGAGTTCTGTGCCACCGAAGAAGACTAATGCCCTCGCATCAGTTCTATCAAGACCTTTGGGCTCTGAGCGCATTTCTTCGCCAAAGACGACTCCATCGAAGGAAAATGATTCACCCACAGAAGATTGCATGAAGACATTTGTAGTACCCGGATCTCCTACGCCAGAGATACCTCAGGCTCAGTTGATCCCAACTATCCCTTTGAAGCGGCGTCCCGTCGAAGCGGTCAAGCCCCCAGTGCATCGGGATGCTGTGGATAGGCCACGCGTGCCGCCGCAGGATGGTTGGAATGTTCATGTCAAGTCCGCGAAGAAGCGGAACAACGGAGGCAAGTCTGCGCAAGAGAAGAAATCTTCTACCCGAAAGAATCCCGCCAAAGGCGCAGCCCAGCCAGCAATCTTGACCCAGAATTGTATCCCAACTGCGCCAGAGGCAGCCCCGGTGAAGCGTCTCATTGTCGCAGAGGCCACAACGGCAGCCCCCAAGCAGCCCAGTCAAATGATTCGCAGTGAGGAAAAGAAATATTCACCACCTCTGGCATATATTGTACCCCGTACATCCGAGAACAACAAGTCCATTGACAGTATGGAAGGATCCCCCTCGATGAGCCCCCCTCGATTCCCGATGGAATATCCATCCAAAAAGGCAGTCGCTGATGAGGCTGAGCCACAGTGCCAGCCGAAAAGTCCTCCCCGGGAGTCGTCTGTTCCATTGAAAGCGCAGCGCAGACGCCCAATAGGTCCCGCCGCGAGGGATGTTCGCATGAGTTCCAAGGGGAAAAAGGGCCGCAAAAACATCATCAGAAAGCGTAGATCGATTCTGGTGGCGTGCCCCACAGGTGTGCCCCCCGTTAAGGCCAAATCCAAAGGCAAGCGCTCAAAGAAGGCTCTGGCCAAGAAGTTGGATCCGATGAAGTCGCCCGTGCTGAAGCGCAGCCAAACTTCAGTTTCAATTCATTCCCAGACTGAAGCTGCTGGTGACAGCTCTGAGGAGGAGGGGAGAGTGCAGACCggggaggacgaggaggaggagtcggtGGCACAACATCCGTTGAACAACGAATGGACCATGTGGTATGCGGAGCCCGATCGCAACACGACCTGGGAGGAGACACTCCACCAGATAACCAGCTTCCATACCGTCGAAACCTTCTGGAGCCTCTATTATCACATCAAGTGGCCATCGGAGATCAAGATTGGCTGCGACTATTGCATGTTCAAGGCCGGCATTCGCCCCATATGGGAGGACGATGCGAATGTCAGGGGTGGCTGCTGGATCGCCAGCTTCCCCAAGAGCGCCACCAATGAGCTCAACTTCTTCTGGGAGTACTCGCTGCTCTCACTGATTGGCGAGTCATACGATCACAGCCCCGATTTGTGCGGTGCTGTGGTCAACATTCGCCAGAACACCGACAAGATCGCGCTGTGGACCTCTGACGGAACCAATGAGGCAGGCATCCTTGAGATTGGACGCCAGCTGCGCGACGGTCTGCCCACTGATGGCGGCTATGTGCTGCAATATCTGCTGAACAGTGACAGGATGGCCCAGCAGGGCTCTATCGTCCAAGCTATTTACACTTTATAA
- the LOC117903094 gene encoding nascent polypeptide-associated complex subunit alpha, muscle-specific form isoform X2: protein MNRSYKTKDLGKQKEAETEAAAAIQSLDEASTQEYFAQGSAGDSTQNTAHKQKSYKFDRNDTTHLDVFTVGPGGDDPHCASPKQQYTVGSITTAPLKGILARSGTWKTQPLPKIENYIQNSMALKQQKDSVVGQESTCLGTPKQTSTPNQIADGSPKKSPDAANTSVLSKSQDPKGEGSLVLATSNDSSPSKKTAEASPQPNAAVLCFSETSSPLKQSPQVGTQSTNSANSSIFDKSQCSSVKSSSQSSVPPKKTNALASVLSRPLGSERISSPKTTPSKENDSPTEDCMKTFVVPGSPTPEIPQAQLIPTIPLKRRPVEAVKPPVHRDAVDRPRVPPQDGWNVHVKSAKKRNNGGKSAQEKKSSTRKNPAKGAAQPAILTQNCIPTAPEAAPVKRLIVAEATTAAPKQPSQMIRSEEKKYSPPLAYIVPRTSENNKSIDSMEGSPSMSPPRFPMEYPSKKAVADEAEPQCQPKSPPRESSVPLKAQRRRPIGPAARDVRMSSKGKKGRKNIIRKRRSILVACPTGVPPVKAKSKGKRSKKALAKKLDPMKSPVLKRSQTSVSIHSQTEAAGDSSEEEGRVQTGEDEEEESVAQHPLNNEWTMWYAEPDRNTTWEETLHQITSFHTVETFWSLYYHIKWPSEIKIGCDYCMFKAGIRPIWEDDANVRGGCWIASFPKSATNELNFFWEYSLLSLIGESYDHSPDLCGAVVNIRQNTDKIALWTSDGTNEAGILEIGRQLRDGLPTDGGYVLQYLLNSDRMAQQGSIVQAIYTL, encoded by the coding sequence ATGAACAGATCGTACAAGACAAAAGATTTAGGGAAACAGAAGGAGGCAGAAACGGAGGCAGCTGCCGCCATCCAATCGTTGGATGAGGCCTCGACGCAGGAATATTTCGCACAAGGATCCGCAGGCGATTccacacagaacacagcacataaacaaaaatcatacaAGTTTGACAGAAATGACACCACACACCTTGATGTATTCACAGTGGGGCCCGGAGGTGATGACCCCCATTGCGCCTCACCAAAGCAGCAATACACAGTTGGGTCAATCACCACAGCCCCGCTGAAGGGTATCCTCGCTAGGAGTGGCACATGGAAAACTCAGCCACTGCCAAAGATTGAAAATTACATACAGAATTCGATGGCActgaagcagcagaaagattCCGTTGTAGGGCAGGAATCGACCTGTTTGGGTACTCCAAAGCAGACATCCACACCGAATCAGATTGCTGATGGCAGTCCCAAGAAGTCGCCAGATGCCGCCAATACATCAGTTTTAAGCAAATCTCAAGACCCTAAAGGCGAAGGATCGCTCGTCTTGGCCACTTCCAATGATTCTTCACCATCGAAAAAGACTGCAGAGGCTAGTCCACAGCCCAATGCCGCCGTTTTGTGTTTCTCCGAGACTTCTTCCCCATTGAAGCAGTCTCCTCAAGTCGGTACACAGTCCACAAATTCCGCCAACTCATCCATTTTTGACAAATCTCAATGCTCGTCCGTCAAGAGCTCCTCACAGAGTTCTGTGCCACCGAAGAAGACTAATGCCCTCGCATCAGTTCTATCAAGACCTTTGGGCTCTGAGCGCATTTCTTCGCCAAAGACGACTCCATCGAAGGAAAATGATTCACCCACAGAAGATTGCATGAAGACATTTGTAGTACCCGGATCTCCTACGCCAGAGATACCTCAGGCTCAGTTGATCCCAACTATCCCTTTGAAGCGGCGTCCCGTCGAAGCGGTCAAGCCCCCAGTGCATCGGGATGCTGTGGATAGGCCACGCGTGCCGCCGCAGGATGGTTGGAATGTTCATGTCAAGTCCGCGAAGAAGCGGAACAACGGAGGCAAGTCTGCGCAAGAGAAGAAATCTTCTACCCGAAAGAATCCCGCCAAAGGCGCAGCCCAGCCAGCAATCTTGACCCAGAATTGTATCCCAACTGCGCCAGAGGCAGCCCCGGTGAAGCGTCTCATTGTCGCAGAGGCCACAACGGCAGCCCCCAAGCAGCCCAGTCAAATGATTCGCAGTGAGGAAAAGAAATATTCACCACCTCTGGCATATATTGTACCCCGTACATCCGAGAACAACAAGTCCATTGACAGTATGGAAGGATCCCCCTCGATGAGCCCCCCTCGATTCCCGATGGAATATCCATCCAAAAAGGCAGTCGCTGATGAGGCTGAGCCACAGTGCCAGCCGAAAAGTCCTCCCCGGGAGTCGTCTGTTCCATTGAAAGCGCAGCGCAGACGCCCAATAGGTCCCGCCGCGAGGGATGTTCGCATGAGTTCCAAGGGGAAAAAGGGCCGCAAAAACATCATCAGAAAGCGTAGATCGATTCTGGTGGCGTGCCCCACAGGTGTGCCCCCCGTTAAGGCCAAATCCAAAGGCAAGCGCTCAAAGAAGGCTCTGGCCAAGAAGTTGGATCCGATGAAGTCGCCCGTGCTGAAGCGCAGCCAAACTTCAGTTTCAATTCATTCCCAGACTGAAGCTGCTGGTGACAGCTCTGAGGAGGAGGGGAGAGTGCAGACCggggaggacgaggaggaggagtcggtGGCACAACATCCGTTGAACAACGAATGGACCATGTGGTATGCGGAGCCCGATCGCAACACGACCTGGGAGGAGACACTCCACCAGATAACCAGCTTCCATACCGTCGAAACCTTCTGGAGCCTCTATTATCACATCAAGTGGCCATCGGAGATCAAGATTGGCTGCGACTATTGCATGTTCAAGGCCGGCATTCGCCCCATATGGGAGGACGATGCGAATGTCAGGGGTGGCTGCTGGATCGCCAGCTTCCCCAAGAGCGCCACCAATGAGCTCAACTTCTTCTGGGAGTACTCGCTGCTCTCACTGATTGGCGAGTCATACGATCACAGCCCCGATTTGTGCGGTGCTGTGGTCAACATTCGCCAGAACACCGACAAGATCGCGCTGTGGACCTCTGACGGAACCAATGAGGCAGGCATCCTTGAGATTGGACGCCAGCTGCGCGACGGTCTGCCCACTGATGGCGGCTATGTGCTGCAATATCTGCTGAACAGTGACAGGATGGCCCAGCAGGGCTCTATCGTCCAAGCTATTTACACTTTATAA
- the LOC117901075 gene encoding 27 kDa hemolymph protein, with product MNQYAMLAVCLLAALGALLLEVQASPSPAVATPPLSPSQLGGLSAQFLPPEYRNTNVSVEDIKRMYREKCKKVTGADNATFYQEIEKAAAKMSACISGVANLTALQAEMEEAKPLGELDTVFHKYCLRAPEAEACVKEFNTKMQVCLTSEEKRQQETIARIGASLLGFACSRGGDQIALFVAEQGPECLEANKDAISNCLNRSFHQYIPKDGQVADLMSRPELLFSPTHCVDLQGFEACVLHHLEQCSEITPANVVQSIFRFVKNETDCQAYMEARANERPVLLAARNNSTGGGAGDLLSSSTTSTTLLGSLLLGFTALLLRH from the exons ATGAACCAGTACGCAATGTTGGCCGTCTGCCTGTTGGCCGCCCTGGGTGCCCTCCTGCTCGAGGTGCAGGCCAGTCCCAGCCCCGCTGTGGCCACTCCTCCGCTGAGTCCCAGCCAGCTGGGCGGACTCTCGGCCCAGTTCCTGCCGCCGGAATATCGCAACACAAATGTCAGCGTGG AGGACATTAAGCGGATGTACCGCGAGAAGTGCAAGAAGGTGACGGGAGCGGACAATGCGACCTTCTACCAGGAGATTGAGAAGGCGGCGGCTAAGATGAGCGCCTGCATCAGCGGCGTGGCCAACCTGACGGCCCTGCAGGCCGAGATGGAGGAGGCGAAACCGCTGGGCGAGCTGGACACCGTCTTCCACAAGTACTGCCTGCGTGCACCCGAGGCGGAGGCGTGCGTCAAGGAGTTCAACACGAAGATGCAGGTGTGCCTCACCAGCGAGGAGAAGCGCCAGCAGGAGACGATAGCGCGCATTGGGGCCTCCCTGCTGGGCTTTGCCTGCTCGCGGGGCGGCGATCAGATTGCGCTCTTTGTGGCCGAACAGGGACCGGAGTGCCTGGAGGCCAACAAGGATGCCATCAGCAACTGCCTGAACCGCTCCTTCCATCAGTACATACCCAAGGACGGGCAGGTGGCCGACCTCATGAGCCGCCCCGAGCTGCTCTTCTCGCCCACCCACTGCGTCGATCTGCAGGGCTTCGAGGCCTGTGTGCTGCACCACCTGGAGCAGTGCTCCGAGATCACACCCGCCAACGTTGTCCAGTCCATCTTCCGCTTCGTGAAGAACGAGACCGACTGCCAGGCGTACATGGAGGCACGCGCCAACGAGCGCCCCGTCCTCCTGGCCGCccgcaacaacagcactgGCGGCGGTGCCGGCGAcctgctctcctcctccaccaccagcaccacgcTGCTGGGCTCCCTGCTCCTAGGCTTCACCGCCCTCCTGCTCCGCCACTGA
- the LOC117891143 gene encoding uncharacterized protein LOC117891143, which yields MSSNYTRLFRVLFVIILLKLCFLVILYWRSYEGVSSLEAGLAQSQSQTRRMVDIFDQLLVDRREMPSMEQRLGWIRQEMPSFPLEELLQRQRLPAGRVDCGPAPDLMNIDFHNTYWQRAQAENLTYYIYGAYYDDREAVPEAPLVRLLTMINQPEDKSFKYPATHCQFWLEGRAKPLIAPVTEHKVMWPFGSAPRRYYPTLMGCRMPKGRHRWEVPQMVSLVADACDRARNLLRVVYEVESQAEGGTAATNATEQESPLEEPPLRFAVCVKAMDFPYEDKSWRLIEWLELMRALGAHKVVFYDAQMHPNMTRVVRDYVAESPGFVELRPMSLGRGEPHAPPHFHHYAMEADGFNRILNEMIPYNDCFYRNMYLYDYIGVFDIDEVIMPLGNRTTWPELIEISRAAPDYGGVTPATCKEWVSFCYRNVYYPRYPERPKVYRNLSSSFYMLQHVERVREHCNRAAATKCLHDTRFAVGLHNHFTFYHTERASCPAKSVPIEFAQMQHYREPDTKSLLIDPIIDASIWRFQPQLQAQVEQRYRRLGFLPDERQVAATHERQRLEDESMLREAVRQNSP from the exons ATGTCTTCGAACTATACGCGACTCTTTCGAGTGCTTTTTGTGATCATTCTGCTGAAGCTGTGCTTCCTGGTGATCCTCTACTGGCGCAGCTATGAGGGTGTCTCCAGCCTGGAGGCAGGGCTAGCCCAATCGCAGTCACAGACCCGCCGCATGGTTGACATCTTCGatcagctgctggtggatcGTAGGGAGA TGCCCAGCATGGAGCAGCGCTTGGGCTGGATTCGCCAGGAGATGCCCTCGTTcccgctggaggagctgctgcagcggcagaggctgcCGGCAGGCCGCGTGGACTGTGGCCCGGCGCCGGATCTGATGAACATTGACTTCCACAACACCTACTGGCAGCGGGCGCAGGCCGAGAATCTCACGTACTACATCTATGGGGCGTACTACGATGACCGGGAGGCAGTGCCCGAGGCACCGCTCGTCCGCCTGCTGACGATGATCAATCAGCCGGAGGACAAGAGCTTCAAGTATCCCGCGACTCACTGCCAGTTCTGGCTGGAGGGCCGTGCCAAGCCGCTGATTGCGCCCGTCACGGAGCACAAGGTGATGTGGCCCTTTGGCAGTGCCCCGCGACGCTACTACCCCACGCTGATGGGCTGCCGCATGCCCAAGGGACGGCATCGCTGGGAGGTGCCGCAGATGGTGTCGCTGGTGGCCGATGCCTGCGACCGTGCCAGGAATCTCCTCCGCGTGGTCTATGAGGTGGAATCACAGGCGGAAGGCGGAACCGCAGCCACAAATGCCACTGAGCAGGAGTCCCCCCTCGAGGAGCCACCACTGCGCTTTGCTGTGTGCGTCAAGGCCATGGATTTTCCGTACGAGGACAAGTCCTGGCGACTGATCGAGTGGCTGGAGCTGATGCGCGCCCTGGGCGCCCACAAGGTGGTCTTCTACGATGCCCAAATGCATCCCAATATGACGCGTGTGGTGCGGGACTATGTGGCGGAGAGTCCCGGCTTCGTTGAGCTGCGTCCCATGTCGCTGGGCCGCGGGGAGCCCCATGCGCCGCCCCACTTCCACCACTACGCCATGGAGGCGGACGGCTTCAATCGCATTCTCAACGAGATGATACCCTACAACGATTGCTTCTACCGCAACATGTACCTGTACGACTACATCGGCGTCTTCGACATTGACGAGGTGATCATGCCGCTGGGCAATAGGACCACCTGGCCGGAGCTCATCGAGATCTCGCGTGCCGCCCCGGACTACGGCGGCGTGACGCCCGCCACCTGCAAGGAGTGGGTGAGCTTCTGCTATCGGAATGTCTACTATCCGCGCTATCCGGAGCGGCCCAAGGTGTATCGCAATCTGTCCAGCTCCTTCTACATGCTGCAGCATGTGGAACGAGTGCGGGAGCACTGCAATCGCGCTGCTGCCACCAAGTGCCTGCACGACACACGCTTCGCCGTGGGGCTGCACAATCACTTCACGTTCTACCACACGGAGAGGGCCAGCTGTCCGGCCAAGTCGGTGCCCATTGAGTTTGCACAGATGCAGCACTACCGCGAGCCGGACACCAAGTCCCTGCTGATCGATCCCATTATCGATGCCAGCATCTGGCGCTttcagccgcagctgcaggcgcagGTCGAGCAGCGCTACCGCAGGCTCGGCTTTCTGCCCGACGAGCGCCAAGTGGCGGCGACCCACGAGCGGCAGCGCCTCGAGGATGAGTCGATGCTGCGTGAGGCTGTGCGACAGAATTCGCCCTGA
- the LOC117895376 gene encoding tudor domain-containing protein 15-like — protein MMDEPKNEVMLDEKLRRLPMGILAGREGKLKILITNVFSPLHFWFQFVESNNKYLLEELHSKMSEFYAWHLAPIIPGTLLPGSICAAASKWVGWRRVRILSEPPDNATHVSVFYLDYGCQESIACKDLRFLPKMFTDIPAMAVRGALSRVHPLEYMWPGEATMMFRQKVMFGASYAQLIAEDRQEAIYYVEIYPTKKTGALSVNSLLIQNKLAGNGAELQFANHCDLRLCYVQERLPSFEMLETGAFPMDADREFQKYFRGIVCTASFVMEFKVPHTTNPFLQDLTQALLDWMIGFKKKQIEQSRWGVMKWENELENELENELENELERDMIEWGNDQEELQMVKKKEEPEQQEKEYGKIFKEMYKEMYNELSKVHK, from the exons ATGATGGATGAGCCCAAAAATGAAGTAATGTTGGACGAGAAGCTGCGCCGCTTGCCCATGGGCATTCTCGCCGGCCGCgagggaaaattgaaaatacttATAACCAAT GTGTTCAGCCCACTTCATTTTTGGTTCCAATTCGttgaaagcaacaacaaatacctTCTGGAGGAACTGCACAGCAAGATGAG TGAGTTCTATGCCTGGCACCTGGCCCCAATAATTCCTGGGACCCTACTGCCTGGATCCATTTGTGCCGCCGCCTCAAAGTGGGTCGGCTGGCGGCGGGTGCGCATTCTTTCTGAGCCGCCGGACAATGCAACGCACGTTTCCGTCTTCTACTTGGACTATGGCTGTCAGGAGAGTATCGCATGCAAAGATCTAAGATTCttgccaaaaatgttcacCGATATACCGGCCATGGCCGTTCGGGGCGCACTTTCGCGTGTCCATCCGCTGGAGTACATGTGGCCGGGCGAGGCAACGATGATGTTCCGTCAGAAAGTGATGTTCGGTGCGTCGTATGCCCAATTAATTGCAGAGGATCGGCAGGAGGCCATTTACTATGTGGAAATTTACCCAACCAAGAAGACTGGAGCTCTGTCAGTGAACAGTCTTTTGATTCAGAACAAGCTGGCGGGTAATGGAGCAGAGCTACAGTTTGCAAACCACTGTGACCTCCGCCTTTGCTACGTTCAGGAGCGTCTGCCCTC CTTTGAAATGCTCGAGACTGGTGCGTTTCCCATGGATGCGGATCGGGAGTTTCAGAAATATTTTAGAGGAATCGTCTGCACAGCATCATTCGTCATGGAATTTAAGGTTCCCCATACCACGAACCCCTTTCTGCAGGACCTGACACAGGCGCTGCTTGACTGGATGATTGGCTTTAAGAAGAAGCAAATTGAGCAGAGCCGATGGGGGGTAATGAAGTGGGAGAACGAGCTGGAAAACGAGCTGGAAAACGAGCTGGAAAACGAGCTGGAGAGAGACATGATAGAGTGGGGCAACGATCAAGAGGAGCTGCAGATGGTCAAGAAGAAAGAGGAACCAGA GCAGCAGGAAAAGGAGTACGGGAAGATTTTTAAGGAGATGTATAAGGAAATGTATAATGAGTTGTCTAAGGTGCACAAGTAG